Proteins encoded within one genomic window of Etheostoma cragini isolate CJK2018 chromosome 21, CSU_Ecrag_1.0, whole genome shotgun sequence:
- the LOC117937262 gene encoding proton channel OTOP3-like: protein MNPDPGLPQLDFSSGTPGNPDSDDNSGDQTEDPEMDPVVVWVPSGRRLVSGMLGLNAVLLGAALLAGERVPPQGLTHQEPQVFMLLLMGTSSLWVLWYLLWAHKQPGICPHKDHHAGGITVTGVLMLFAAFSLLLHVFRAGYLIMMMECKPVVTVISPFIEAPFLALQTYLLWAHSKDCIHKHKIITRSGLMLVLSADLLLWLNAVTEDTIHEEIELEKAFSNTTDGDTSGLAGKANSTLCACKASAACLAFRKGYEILYPFNMEYYLMASCMIYVMWKNVGRRMSPGPHHVAQKLTLRVSYQGGVIFGLVSGALVLIAGITVFILYQVWVTDDELRFTAFLLFYGYHLVVMPLMSACSLAGMLVHRRERRAKEAGQNPTRSLDVMLLVAAALGQFSLSYFSLVAALAAGTSGLLGELDLSYSLLTLLELILQNIFIIEGLHRHPSLLAKKKETRRRNLFKLKKKVTVEDEKKTDMSMLEGNAPAAAPENDGKKRWTKTAIQEICTFLILCNVMLWVIPAFGVHPQFENGLGKQFFGFSTWFILVNLGQPLSVFYRMHSVGALMELLISA from the exons ATGAATCCAGATCCTGGACTCCCACAGCTAGATTTCTCCTCGGGGACACCTGGAAATCCCGACAGTGATGACAACTCAGGGGATCAGACGGAGGACCCGGAGATGGATCCGGTGGTGGTTTGGGTTCCCAGTGGGAGGCGTCTGGTCTCCGGCATGCTGGGTCTGAATGCGGTGCTGCTGGGAGCGGCCCTCTTGGCCGGAGAGCGTGTCCCCCCCCAGGGCCTGACGCACCAGGAGCCCCAGGTGTtcatgctgctgctgatgggGACTAGTTCCCTCTGGGTCCTGTGGTACCTGCTGTGGGCCCACAAACAGCCCGGCATCTGCCCCCACAAAGACCACCATGCCGGGGGAATCACTGTCACGG GGGTCCTCATGCTGTTTGCTGCCTTCAGTCTGCTGCTGCATGTGTTCAGGGCCGGGTATTTGATCATGATGATGGAGTGTAAGCCTGTCGTTACTGTGATCTCTCCGTTCATCGAGGCTCCTTTTCTCGCGCTGCAG ACCTATTTACTGTGGGCTCACTCCAAAGACTGCATCCACAAACACAAGATCATCACCAG GTCGGGGCTGATGTTGGTCCTCTCGGCCGACCTGCTGCTGTGGCTGAACGCGGTGACGGAGGACACCATCCACGAGGAGATCGAGTTAGAGAAAGCTTTCAGCAACACGACTGATGGAGACACGTCTGGTTTAGCAG GAAAGGCCAATTCGACCCTCTGTGCTTGCAAAGCGAGCGCCGCCTGCCTCGCCTTCAGGAAAGGTTACGAAATCCTCTACCCCTTCAACATGGAGTACTACCTGATGGCCAGCTGCATGATCTACGTGATGTGGAAGAACGTGGGCCGCAGGATGAGTCCAGGTCCCCACCACGTGGCTCAGAAGCTGACCCTCCGCGTTAGCTACCAAGGTGGGGTCATATTCGGCCTCGTGTCCGGCGCCCTGGTGCTCATCGCTGGAATTACCGTCTTCATCCTGTATCAGGTCTGGGTGACCGACGACGAGCTTCGCTTCACCGCCTTCCTCTTATTCTACGGCTACCACTTGGTGGTCATGCCCCTGATGTCTGCGTGCTCCCTGGCCGGGATGCTGGTCCACCGGCGGGAGAGGAGGGCTAAGGAAGCGGGACAGAACCCCACCCGGAGCCTGGACGTGATGCTCCTGGTGGCGGCGGCTCTGGGCCAGTTCAGCCTGTCCTACTTCTCCCTGGTGGCGGCCCTGGCTGCCGGGACGAGCGGGCTTCTCGGGGAACTGGACCTGTCCTACTCCCTCCTCACCCTGCTGGAGCTCATCCTGCAGAACATCTTCATCATCGAAGGCCTCCACCGGCACCCGAGCCTCCTCGCCAAGAAGAAAGAGACGCGGCGGAGGAACTTATTCAAG CTGAAGAAGAAGGTTACGGTGGAAGACGAGAAGAAGACGGATATGTCGATGCTGGAGGGCAACGCGCCAGCGGCTGCCCCAGAGAATGATGGGAAAAAGCGCTGGACCAAAACAGCAATACAGGAAATCTGTACTTTCCTCATCCTTTGCAATGTCATG CTGTGGGTCATCCCTGCGTTCGGAGTCCACCCCCAGTTTGAGAACGGCCTGGGGAAACAGTTTTTCGGCTTCTCTACGTGGTTTATCCTGGTGAACCTGGGTCAGCCGCTCAGTGTTTTCTACAGGATGCACTCGGTGGGCGCTCTGATGGAGCTGCTCATCTCAGCCTGA